The sequence CAGGAGGACCATTCTCAGGAGGATCATTTAGATCACTCAAAAAGGCATACCAGAGACAGGTGAACAGCGTCCACGCCATACCTCCGTCCAAGCACCGACGAACATACCAGGACATGTCTTTCAGTGAAGGAGACGCCATGGGAGTGAAGCAGCCCCACAACGATCCCCTGGTCATAATGCTGAATATAGAAAGGTTCAGTACCAAAAGAATCCTCGTTGATAATGGAAGCTCTGCAGACATCATTTACTTCCCAACCTTCTAGCAACTGAGATTAGATCCAAAAAGACTTCACGCTTTTGACTCTCCACTCGTCAGTTTCAGTGGAGACAGGGTCTACCCCAGAGGCATAGTGACGCTGACAGTGACGGCAGGGACCTACCCAATACAGTTGACCAAACAAGTAGACTTCCTGGTGGTAGATTGTCCctcatcctacaatgtcatcattgggaggCTCACcctcaacaagtggaaggcggcGACATCAACCTACTGTTTGAAAGTGAAATTCCCAATAAATAATGGCGTTGGTAAAGTGAAGGGTGATCAAGTCCTGGCAAGAGAATGCTATCAAGCTGTCCTAGCTGGAAAGGAGAACCACACATGgatgattgaagaaaaagaggaagacggGATAGAGGCCCTGGAAACAGTGGAATTGGTAGAAGGAAATGTGAACAAGACGACCAAAATAGGGACGACGTTGAGACCAGAGATGAGAACAAGACTCATAAGGTTTCTTAAAGATGAGGACATGCCGGGCATATctccagaagtcatccagcaCAGGCTGAATGTGGACCCAGAACGGAAGCCCGTTCAGCAACGACAAAGAACCTTCGCTCCAGAACGAGATCAGGCAGTTGCAGAGGAAGTTACCAAACTCTTGACGGCTGGATTCATCCGGGAAGTGTATTATCCTGAATGACTCGTCAACGTCGTCCTggtaaagaaagcaaacgggaaatggaggatgtgcgtagacttcaccgacctgaacaaggcatgccgaAAGGACAGCTTCCCTCTATCAAGAATAGACCAGCTCGTGGACTCCACAGCCGGGCACAAGTTACTGACGTTCATAGACgccttctcagggtacaaccagataaagatggctgaagaagaccaggagaagaccgCCTTCATCACAAGTCAAGGACTCTACTGTTACAAGATTGGCAGGAACATGGAGGTTTTCGTGGACGATATGCTTGTCAAGAGCAAGGAAGAGCTTGCACATCTAGACGACTTGAAGGAAACTTTTGCAACCCTCAAAAAACACCAGATGAGGTTGAATCCAAGtaagtgtgtttttggggtagCCTCGGGGAAGTTtctgggattcatggtgtcctagagaggaatagaagcaaacctAGAGAAAGTACGAGCTATCATCGACATGGCCTCACCCAAAACCGTCAAGGATGTTCAAAAACTCACAGAAAGGATAGCGGCTTTAAACAAGTTCGTCTCTAGGGCTACAGACAAATGCCTACCCTTTTTCAAGACCTTGAAGCAGGCTTTTGCCTGGACCGACGAGTGCGAAACGGCGTTCCAAGAGTTAAAGCATTACCTGAGTAGTCCACCTCTCCTAAACCCgtccaaagaaggagaaaaccTATACTTATACCTGGCAGTGTCAGCCTCGGCAGTAAGTGCAGttttgattagagaagaaggcaagaagcaGCTCCCGGtttactacgtcagccaagcTTTCCAAGGAGCTGAGTCCAGATACCCAAGGATCGAAAAGATTGCGTTTGCACTAATAGTAGCCTCGCGCAAGATCAGGCAATATTTCCAGTCAAATCCCATTCTTGTAATGACGGACCAACCAATtaagaaatcaatgaacaagCCAGAAGCAGCAGGGAGAATGGTCCAGTGGGCAATTGAACTTAGTCAATTTGACATCGAGTAACATCCAAGAACAGCGATCAAGGCGCAAGCTCTGGCGGACTTCATCGCAGAATTCACTCTCCTAGACGAAGATAGGATTACTGATGAGGTAGATAAATGGACAATACAGACtgatggttcgtcagcccaaAAGAAAGGGGGATTAGGGGTCGTTATAACCACCCCTGACGGAGAAGTGCTGAAATATGGGGTCCAACTAAAGTTCCCAgctaccaacaatgaagctgaaTACGAAGGAATACTGACGGGACTGGGGCTTGGGAAAGCTCTTGGTGCTAAAAACTTGTTGATCCAAAGTGATTCAAAGCTAGTGATCGGACAGATCAAGGGAGAGTACGaggcaaaggaagaaaggatgcagaaatacctcaagCTGACGAGACAACTAACTCAGGAATTCGATACAGTGGAGTTCGTGCAGATCCTAAGAAGTCAGAATATGGGGGCTGACGAAGTATCAAAGCTAGCGTCATTAGAAGAAGGGGGGATTAGCACGGACCTGGCGATAGAGGTCCAGAAACACCCTAGTATCGAAGAGGTTGCAACGTTCACCATCCAGAGCACAGACACCTGCATGACGCCCATAATATCCTTCCTCCAGGACGGGCGCCTCCCTCAAAACACAGAAGAAgctaaaaagatcaaaaagagaGCAGCCAGGTTCACGATCCTGAATGACGCcttgtacaagagaggcttctctatgcctTACTTGAAGTGTGTCGACAAGGAAGAGGCCAGATACATCCTGGAAGAAGTCCACGGAGGAATTTGTGGCGACCACGCCGGCTCCAGATCCCTGGTAAACAAGGTGGTAAGAGCaggatatttttggccaaccatgcaggtgGACGCTGTTGAGATCGTCAAGAGGTGCGACAAATGCCAGCGATACGGGAATGTACAACGGCTTCCAGCAAAGAGAATGACGACTATCGCTTCCCCATGGCCATTCGCACAGTGGGGAATCGATATCGTCGGTCCTctgccccaaggtaaaggtcaggtaaaattcctaCTTGTTGCTATTGACTATTTCACGAAATGGGTTGAAGTAGAGGCCCTAGCAACGATCACTGAGGCTCGGATCCGGagctttgtgtggaagaatataatctgcaggttcgggattcccttgacgatcatatcagataatgggaggcagttcgacagccAAGGCTTCAGGGAATTCTATTCAAACCttgggatcaagaatcagttctcatcCCCAGGGCATCCTCAGGCAAACAGGTAGATGGAAGTGACGAACCGGacgctgctcaagattatcaagaccaGACTGGATGATGCGAAAGGTG is a genomic window of Quercus lobata isolate SW786 chromosome 2, ValleyOak3.0 Primary Assembly, whole genome shotgun sequence containing:
- the LOC115963565 gene encoding uncharacterized protein LOC115963565 encodes the protein MASPKTVKDVQKLTERIAALNKFVSRATDKCLPFFKTLKQAFAWTDECETAFQELKHYLSSPPLLNPSKEGENLYLYLAVSASAVSAVLIREEGKKQLPVYYVSQAFQGAESRYPRIEKIAFALIVASRKIRTAIKAQALADFIAEFTLLDEDRITDEVDKWTIQTDGSSAQKKGGLGVVITTPDGEVLKYGVQLKFPATNNEAEYEGILTGLGLGKALGAKNLLIQSDSKLVIGQIKGEYEAKEERMQKYLKLTRQLTQEFDTVEFVQILRSQNMGADEVSKLASLEEGGISTDLAIEVQKHPSIEEVATFTIQSTDTCMTPIISFLQDGRLPQNTEEAKKIKKRAARFTILNDALYKRGFSMPYLKCVDKEEARYILEEVHGGICGDHAGSRSLVNKVVRAGYFWPTMQVDAVEIVKRCDKCQRYGNVQRLPAKRMTTIASPWPFAQWGIDIVGPLPQGKGQNHRQNPNRRNPLQAYLCTEAVIPVEVGVTSIRRGTFNKGINDDELRLNLDYLDEVKDNASSKMTKYQKKMAEYYDKRVKLRRLDIGDLVLRRTTTATKDPTQGKLGPTWEGPYRVIHYSR